The Psychrobacillus sp. FSL K6-2836 nucleotide sequence TAAATCGCCTGCTAATAATATTAAATCCGGTTTCTCTGCATTTGCTTTTTTCACAAAGCGAGTTAAATGTGCCCTATTGGATAATAAACCAAGATGGAAATCAGATGCAACCACTACTTTAATAGATTCTAGCTTGGAACCCTTTTTCGGCATTACAATAGAAAGCTCTCGAACAACCGGTGTATATGCGTTATACGTACCAAATATTAATATAAAGATAAAAATCCCGAAAACTATCCAACCTATTAGATTTAAATGAGCCGGGAAAATCCATGTAAGAACGGTCGCTATTGGAAAAAGGATAGTCCCATACTGCATTATAATAATCCAGTAGGATCCTATTATACTAAAAAGCCGTAGCTTATGACTGACTCTTCCAATGATAAATCCAAAAGCGATTAGACTCCAAACGATGCCGAATATCCAATTATTTATAGGGAGGTATTGTTCTATCCAAGTGGCGACGCTCCAGCCAAAGTAAAATACAATTGCAGAATATAAGAGGATTGCTACTGCTACTCCAGCGATTCTTTTCATGTGTCATTTCTCCAATGTATGTATTTTTAACTCAACAAAGAATCAGGTACTAAACTGATTCCTAACCACTTTTTCATAAGTATAGCAGAAATTGTCTTAGTACTCCTAAGTCTCTAGACCGATAGGAAAATCGATTCTAAGCCCGTTTGGATTCGTTTCTAGAATTGATAAGCTTGTAATACAAACGAGAGGAGGAACAAATATATGAAAAAATTTGGTTTATTAACACTAGGAATTATCGCAGGGATTGTAGCACTAGCTAACTTAGGTTCACTTTTAGCTCTTGGAGTTTCCGCTGCAGTTGTCTTTGCGGGGGTACATTTTTACTTGAAGAGTGATTCAACCTTCTTGAAAATCTTTTGGGCAAGCGTGGGAATCGTTGGTTTAATCACTGCAGTTGTAAACGTACCTGCATTCTTCGCTATCTTAGCAATTCTAGCAGTTTGGTATGTAGTGAAAAAATGGAACAACGAAACACTAAGCTTTTCATCACCAATCGTTAAAACAGACGACCCATTTGTAAACTTTGAAAAACAATGGAATGAGCTTTCAAAATAAGGAGGAAACTAACATGACATCATTATTAAACAGATTAAAATATTCAATAGAAGCAGACTTACACAAGTTATTTGATAAAAAAGAAGAAAAAAACCCGATTGCAATGCTAAACCAATACATTCGGGAGGCAGAAAAACAAACTGAACAAACTGGTAAATGGTTAGAACGCCAAGGAAACCTAAAACAAGAACTGGAAAAAGAACTAACTGAAACGATGCAAATGGTTGAAAAACGTAAAAATCAAGTAGAGCTAGCAACTGCAAGCGGCGAGGAAGACCTAGCAGCATTTGCTCTAGCGGAAGTAAACGCGTACGAGGAACGTGCTACCGTATTACAAAACAGTATTCACCAAACAACGGAAGAACTTTTCGGATTAGAACGTAAATACGAAGAGATGAAACATAAGATCAAAGACATGAAAGTTCGCCAATTACAATTGATGGGAAAAGAGAATGTAACTCGTGCTCACCATCAAATGGATCGTATTTTACAGCCTGAACAAAAAGAAAAGAATTTCGGCACATTCGAAGACATGGAACAATACATCGAACGTCTTGGAACAAAGATTGAAAAAGAGCATGAAATCACTTCAATGGAACAACGTTTAGAAATGTTAGAAAAAAACGCACAAAAGAAAGAAGAAATTGTGTAAACTAGAATTAGCAGGTATTAAGTAGAGGAGAAGGCACTCGCCTTCTCCTTACTAATCCTTATGCGAAGAAGGAGGAATACTCATTATGAAAGAAAACCAAACAAACAAGCTTGCTTTTATACTCATTTGTTTTGTTTTCCTTATGTTCATAGAGGCTACGATTTTTGGAAACGGCAGTATTGTATTAGTTCTTCTTGGCATCGGGATGATGTATTTTAGCATGCGAAAACGTACCCGATTTTTATTTTGGACCGGATTTACTCTTTTAATCATAGCGGTTTTTTCTATGTGGAGCTTGAGACTTCTACTACTCGCTATTATGGGGTACATCCTGTATAAATTATGGAAAAATGAACCTATTCAAAAAGTAGTTCGCCCATTTGACACCGTATATAAAGAAACTCCGAATAGTATTATTCAAAATAAGTTATTTTCTTCCCAAACGACACCTTTTAATGCATATGAGTGGCAGGATGTCCACGTCCAAAGCTTTTATGGAGAACAAGTAATTGATGTAACACAAACGGTATTGCCAAAGGGGACGTCCTTCGTTTCCATTCGCCAGTCCCTTGGGAAAGTGACCATCTATGTACCATACGAAATTCCGGTAAGACTACATTATGCAACTATTATTGGAGAGGCGAATATATTTGGTCGAGGTGTACAGCGATTATGGAACCAATCTGTCCTAGTGAAAGATGGTTATTTAGAGGACGTCACTTACGCTTCCGAGTTAGTTATTACCGTATCTACATGGATTGGGGATATTGAGGTGATCCGTAAATGAAGATTGTTTTTGGTCAAGGTCTCTCTATTTTCATCATTTTGCTGGCACTGGCAACACTTTTACTTTATGCACTATGGGGATGGCCAAATGAAGATGCTTGGTGGTCCTTACTAGAAATAAAATATGCTGAGGTTCCTTTCGGAGCTTGGATTATTATCATCTTGGCAATTATGAGTTTTAGTTTTTCAATGAACACGCTACAAAAGATTAGAGATCAAGAAAAGAAGATTGATACTAGCCTCCGTCCTCTACTTGAAGCAGAAACATTCGTACCAGCGAAGAAAAAGTATTCCTATTCAAAGCGATTACACGTTACAACAACTCAATTAGAGCAACTTATCATGACACAGCGTAAAACATTACAGCGTATTACGAATGAAAAAGCGGAGGCACAAGATAAGCTTATCCAGGAGCGAATCATACAGGAAAGACAGCGACTAGCTAGAGAGCTACATGATTCCGTATCTCAGCAATTGTTTGCTGCATCTATGCTATTATCCACTATGGTAGAAATTGAAGAAGCACAGCATGAAAAAGCCCCAAAAACATTGCTTCAAACCGAAAAAATTGTACAGCAGGCTCAATTAGAAATGCGCGCATTATTACTGCATCTTCGTCCAGCAGCCCTTCATGATAAAACGCTAAAGGAAGGTTTAGAAGAGTTGCTTATGGAATTACAGGAAAAGGTATTTTTCACGATTCGTTATCGCTTAGAAGATGTTCCTTTGTCTAAAGGTGCCGAAGATCATTTATTCCGAATTGCACAGGAAACGTTATCCAATACACTGCGACACGCAAATGCTACTGAAGTGGATATATTATTCGTGGAACGAGATAATCTTGCTATTTTCCGCGTTCAAGATAACGGCGTTGGATTTGAACAGGTTGACTCTAAAAACGGCTCTTACGGTTTGCAGAGTGTACAGGAACGAGCAGTGGAAATCGGTGCAATATGTAAAATTGTTTCCGTTCCTTCTCAAGGTACAATTGTAGAAGTAAAACTACCGATTGAAAAAAAAGAAATGGAAATAATCCAGTTTGAGAAAGGAGAGCGAGAAAATGATTCGAATATTACTAGCGGATGACCATGAAATGGTGCGTATAGGCGTTTCCGCATACTTGCAGGCGCAGCCAGATATGGAAGTAGTTGCAGAGGCGATTAATGGAAAAGAAGCGGTGAAAATGGCACTTGAGCATAAACCGGATATTATTTTAATGGATATGGTTATGCCCATTATGAATGGTGCAGAGGCTACACGAGAAATTGTCGGGCAATGGCCAGAAGCAAAAGTAATGATTGTCACGAGCTTTATCGATGATGACAAAGTATACCCAGCACTTGAAGCTGGTGCTATCAGTTATTTGTTGAAGACGTCGAAAGCCTCTCATATTGCAGACTCTATCCGCAAAACATTAAATGGAGATGCTGTATTAGAGCCTGAAGTAACCAATAAAATGATGAAGCGTATGCGTCAAGGCTCGGACCACGCTCTCCATGAAGATTTAACGGACCGAGAGCACGAAGTACTATTACTCATGGCAGAAGGCAAAACAAATCAAGACATCGCAAACACTCTCTTTATAGCATTGAAAACAGCTAAAACACATGTCAGCAATATTTTATCGAAGCTAGAGGTAAGTGACCGAACTCAAGCGGTGATATATGCATTTGAACATAAATTAGTTCCCACAAAAAAATAACTTATTCGTTCCCACCATCATATGCTAATAAGAAAAGCGCAAGCGCCTATGTCAGCCCTGAAAAGCGCTGGAAGGATTTTACGTAAAGGCGCGTTTTGCCTTTGCTAAAATCCTGAAGAGACTCGAGGGGCTATGCGCTGGAGCTGGACAGATAATGAGTAAAAAGTATACACTATCTTGTCTAAGAAAAAGATAGCATAAAGGATGTTAGTGCGCATGAACCCACTAGACCCTAACGAGCCAGAGAACGAGCAAACGACTAACCTAGCCGCAAAGGTTGGATTTTTAGGCACTGTTGTTACAACAATAGGATACATTATTGAAGCCATCAGTGAAGGCATCGCCATTTCTGAACTCGCTGAGGAAGAAAAGAATATAGAACAAAAAAAGCAAGCTGATCAGCAACAATTATCAGATATTCAGAGTAAATTGGATTATTTAATTAAGGAAATGAATACGATGAAAAAAAAGGATGACCATTTTAGAAGATGGTGATCCTTTTTTATGTTTGGCTCTGTTAAAGCTGATGGATGAATCTTTTTTGTGTTTTTTACCAAAGCACCCGT carries:
- a CDS encoding sensor histidine kinase codes for the protein MKIVFGQGLSIFIILLALATLLLYALWGWPNEDAWWSLLEIKYAEVPFGAWIIIILAIMSFSFSMNTLQKIRDQEKKIDTSLRPLLEAETFVPAKKKYSYSKRLHVTTTQLEQLIMTQRKTLQRITNEKAEAQDKLIQERIIQERQRLARELHDSVSQQLFAASMLLSTMVEIEEAQHEKAPKTLLQTEKIVQQAQLEMRALLLHLRPAALHDKTLKEGLEELLMELQEKVFFTIRYRLEDVPLSKGAEDHLFRIAQETLSNTLRHANATEVDILFVERDNLAIFRVQDNGVGFEQVDSKNGSYGLQSVQERAVEIGAICKIVSVPSQGTIVEVKLPIEKKEMEIIQFEKGERENDSNITSG
- a CDS encoding PspA/IM30 family protein, which gives rise to MTSLLNRLKYSIEADLHKLFDKKEEKNPIAMLNQYIREAEKQTEQTGKWLERQGNLKQELEKELTETMQMVEKRKNQVELATASGEEDLAAFALAEVNAYEERATVLQNSIHQTTEELFGLERKYEEMKHKIKDMKVRQLQLMGKENVTRAHHQMDRILQPEQKEKNFGTFEDMEQYIERLGTKIEKEHEITSMEQRLEMLEKNAQKKEEIV
- a CDS encoding lmo0954 family membrane protein; translated protein: MKKFGLLTLGIIAGIVALANLGSLLALGVSAAVVFAGVHFYLKSDSTFLKIFWASVGIVGLITAVVNVPAFFAILAILAVWYVVKKWNNETLSFSSPIVKTDDPFVNFEKQWNELSK
- the liaF gene encoding cell wall-active antibiotics response protein LiaF produces the protein MKENQTNKLAFILICFVFLMFIEATIFGNGSIVLVLLGIGMMYFSMRKRTRFLFWTGFTLLIIAVFSMWSLRLLLLAIMGYILYKLWKNEPIQKVVRPFDTVYKETPNSIIQNKLFSSQTTPFNAYEWQDVHVQSFYGEQVIDVTQTVLPKGTSFVSIRQSLGKVTIYVPYEIPVRLHYATIIGEANIFGRGVQRLWNQSVLVKDGYLEDVTYASELVITVSTWIGDIEVIRK
- a CDS encoding response regulator transcription factor — encoded protein: MIRILLADDHEMVRIGVSAYLQAQPDMEVVAEAINGKEAVKMALEHKPDIILMDMVMPIMNGAEATREIVGQWPEAKVMIVTSFIDDDKVYPALEAGAISYLLKTSKASHIADSIRKTLNGDAVLEPEVTNKMMKRMRQGSDHALHEDLTDREHEVLLLMAEGKTNQDIANTLFIALKTAKTHVSNILSKLEVSDRTQAVIYAFEHKLVPTKK